The following are encoded in a window of Mycolicibacterium tusciae JS617 genomic DNA:
- a CDS encoding NUDIX domain-containing protein produces the protein MPKLSAGLLLYRFADGELEVLIGHPGGPFWARKDDGAWSIPKGEYTEDEDPWTVAQREFCEELGKSAPVGPRIDFEPVKQPSGKVITAFAVRGDLELEGTHSNTFELEWPKGSGKVREFPEIDRVAWFPVAQARSKLLKGQRPLLDHLISAVEGDEPGASRSR, from the coding sequence GTGCCCAAACTCAGTGCGGGTCTGTTGCTGTACCGCTTCGCCGACGGTGAACTCGAAGTGCTGATCGGCCATCCTGGCGGACCGTTCTGGGCGCGCAAGGACGACGGCGCCTGGTCGATACCCAAGGGGGAGTACACCGAGGATGAAGATCCCTGGACCGTCGCGCAGCGTGAGTTCTGCGAGGAACTCGGCAAAAGTGCACCCGTTGGACCGCGCATCGACTTCGAACCGGTGAAACAGCCCAGCGGAAAGGTGATCACCGCGTTCGCCGTTCGGGGCGACCTCGAGCTGGAGGGGACCCACTCCAACACCTTCGAGCTGGAGTGGCCCAAGGGTTCGGGAAAGGTCAGGGAGTTTCCCGAAATCGACCGCGTGGCTTGGTTTCCCGTGGCGCAGGCTCGGTCGAAGCTGCTGAAAGGCCAGCGGCCGCTGCTCGACCATCTGATTTCGGCGGTCGAAGGCGACGAACCGGGAGCGTCTCGATCGCGTTGA
- a CDS encoding serine/threonine-protein kinase — MPLADGATFAGYTIVRLLGAGGMGEVYLAQHPRLPRRDALKVLPASVSADSEYRERFDREADIAATLWHPHIVGVHDRGEFDGQLWISMDFVEGTDAARLLRERYPDGMAKHEVAEIISAVADALDYAHQRNLLHRDVKPANILLANPESSDQRILLADFGIARWANDISGLTATNMTVGTVSYAAPEQLMGERIDGRADQYALAATAFHLLTGSPPFRHSNPAVVISQHLSAAPPTIGDQRPDLAGLDPVLARALAKLPADRFERCADFARALAHQLGSGTSADVGTSLAAAVAHPKPPRRSLMRAGVIVPAILAVLLLAAIVVAVFEAGRADNEDRPAAAPTTTSSSTVTVTKPTFTPLPPPPEPPPSPSATTTTSAPPAAAAVIGADCSPVGSTATTADGSTAYCSTLQSTGTSIWSLTQGDVPSPTVTTEPTEEPLPVAEESPVLVCMQQTGQTRRECRRDIRESNGLPPLP; from the coding sequence ATGCCGTTGGCCGATGGTGCGACATTCGCGGGTTACACCATCGTGCGACTACTCGGCGCCGGCGGCATGGGTGAGGTCTACCTCGCGCAGCACCCACGGCTGCCGCGCCGTGACGCGCTGAAGGTGCTGCCCGCGTCGGTGTCCGCCGACAGCGAGTACCGGGAGCGCTTCGACCGCGAGGCCGACATCGCCGCCACGCTGTGGCATCCGCACATCGTCGGCGTACACGACCGCGGCGAGTTCGACGGCCAACTCTGGATCTCGATGGACTTCGTCGAGGGCACCGACGCCGCACGCCTGCTGCGTGAGCGCTATCCCGACGGCATGGCCAAACACGAAGTCGCCGAGATCATCAGCGCCGTAGCGGATGCGCTGGACTACGCGCACCAGCGCAACCTGTTGCACCGCGACGTGAAACCCGCCAACATCCTGCTCGCCAATCCCGAGTCCAGTGATCAACGGATTCTTCTCGCCGACTTCGGAATCGCCCGCTGGGCCAACGACATCAGTGGCCTGACGGCGACGAACATGACGGTCGGTACCGTCTCCTACGCCGCACCAGAGCAGTTGATGGGTGAACGCATCGACGGCCGGGCCGATCAATATGCGTTGGCGGCCACCGCATTTCATCTGCTCACCGGCTCGCCACCGTTTCGGCATTCGAACCCCGCGGTCGTCATCAGCCAACACCTGTCGGCGGCGCCGCCCACCATCGGCGACCAGCGGCCGGACCTCGCGGGACTCGATCCGGTCCTGGCCAGGGCCTTGGCGAAGTTGCCCGCCGACCGGTTCGAACGGTGCGCCGATTTCGCGCGGGCATTGGCCCACCAGCTCGGGTCGGGCACCTCCGCCGATGTCGGCACCAGCCTGGCCGCGGCCGTGGCGCATCCGAAACCCCCTCGACGATCCCTGATGCGCGCCGGCGTGATCGTCCCGGCGATCCTGGCGGTACTGCTGCTTGCGGCGATTGTCGTCGCGGTCTTCGAGGCGGGGCGCGCAGACAACGAAGACCGCCCCGCGGCGGCCCCGACCACGACGTCATCGTCCACGGTCACGGTCACCAAGCCGACATTCACACCGCTTCCTCCGCCGCCCGAGCCCCCACCGTCGCCGTCAGCGACGACCACGACATCGGCACCGCCCGCCGCCGCCGCGGTGATCGGCGCTGACTGCTCCCCCGTCGGCAGCACGGCCACGACGGCGGACGGTTCCACCGCCTACTGCTCCACGCTGCAGAGCACCGGTACCTCGATCTGGTCGCTGACCCAGGGTGACGTCCCGAGTCCCACGGTCACCACCGAACCGACCGAAGAACCGTTGCCGGTCGCCGAAGAGTCCCCGGTGCTGGTGTGCATGCAACAAACCGGACAGACCCGCCGCGAATGCCGCAGGGATATCCGGGAGAGCAACGGGCTACCTCCGCTGCCATGA
- a CDS encoding PDR/VanB family oxidoreductase: MGLRERYRQLPSNPFRPARRDVMMGFADAVISGMDALAGATRRVTLPAASDQTRVLRVVDRQTVAHDENVVALTFAAADGERLPRWHPGAHIDVLLPSGRLRQYSLCGSPDVSDVYRIAVRRIPDGGGGSVEVHDVLEVGATATTQGPRNAFPLTVPGYGSPTKRFRFIAGGIGITPILPMLGLAQRLRVDWSMVYAGRTRDSLPFLDEITGHSDKVRIHTDDDSGLPTARDLLGDCPDGTAVYACGPALMLTSIRTELAGRDKVELHFERFAAPPVVDGSAFDVTVASTGQQIRVGAEETLLAALKRSDVDAPYSCQQGFCGTCRTRVLGVADGTMEHRDTLLTEPEHQNKMMLTCVSRATEGSRLTLDL, translated from the coding sequence ATGGGCCTGCGAGAGCGTTACCGGCAGCTGCCGTCCAACCCGTTCCGGCCGGCACGCCGCGACGTGATGATGGGCTTCGCCGACGCTGTGATCTCGGGTATGGACGCGCTGGCGGGCGCCACAAGGCGGGTCACTCTGCCGGCAGCGTCCGACCAGACCCGGGTGTTGCGTGTGGTCGACCGGCAGACAGTGGCCCACGACGAGAACGTCGTGGCTTTGACGTTCGCCGCCGCAGATGGTGAACGGCTGCCCCGCTGGCATCCCGGCGCCCACATCGATGTGCTTCTGCCGAGCGGACGGCTCCGCCAATACTCCCTGTGCGGAAGCCCCGACGTGTCCGACGTCTACCGGATCGCGGTGCGCAGGATTCCCGACGGTGGCGGCGGCTCCGTCGAGGTGCATGACGTTCTCGAGGTCGGTGCGACAGCGACGACGCAGGGCCCGCGCAACGCGTTCCCCCTGACCGTCCCGGGCTACGGCTCGCCGACGAAGCGCTTCCGGTTCATCGCGGGAGGCATCGGGATCACCCCGATTCTGCCGATGTTGGGTCTGGCCCAGCGCCTGCGCGTGGACTGGTCGATGGTCTACGCCGGACGCACCCGCGACAGCCTGCCGTTCCTCGACGAGATCACAGGCCACAGCGACAAGGTACGTATCCACACCGACGATGACAGCGGGCTGCCGACAGCGCGTGATCTACTCGGCGACTGCCCCGACGGCACCGCGGTCTATGCGTGCGGTCCCGCGCTCATGCTGACCTCGATCCGGACGGAATTGGCAGGCCGCGACAAAGTCGAACTTCATTTCGAGCGGTTCGCCGCACCGCCCGTCGTGGACGGCAGCGCGTTCGACGTCACCGTCGCATCCACCGGACAACAGATCCGCGTTGGCGCCGAGGAGACCCTGCTCGCAGCGTTGAAGCGGTCGGATGTGGACGCCCCGTACTCCTGTCAGCAGGGTTTCTGCGGGACCTGCCGGACGCGGGTCCTCGGTGTTGCCGACGGAACCATGGAGCACCGCGACACGCTGCTCACGGAACCCGAGCACCAGAACAAAATGATGTTGACCTGTGTATCCCGTGCCACCGAGGGGTCGCGTCTCACGCTCGACCTGTAG
- a CDS encoding metal-dependent hydrolase: MAGSPAQQGTLRPHRFDSEIDPGPVQIQARKVHFDLADVPLEWIPAHPVASTMINLFNVVLPTAEHWFVETFNEALPLVKDPRLAEDIRGFIGQEATHAAAHDEVIRDFLVGNGVDPAPILDMVEYLFGKILAPTTSEDPKRRLNNLCERLWLIAAIEHYTAVLGDFALNSTWDEHGADPTMVDVFRWHGSEEVEHRSVAHDVAVYFHNSYLDRIRAMTVAATAIFVFFQRGTRYLFTTDPTTDIGWWKMQRLRIRDSHLGLLPRFRILFGSQTLTYFRPAYTPEQMGSTAQAVAYLATSPAARAAHL, translated from the coding sequence ATGGCAGGATCGCCGGCTCAGCAAGGCACTTTGCGTCCCCACCGTTTCGACTCCGAGATCGACCCGGGGCCCGTGCAGATCCAGGCCCGCAAGGTGCACTTCGATCTCGCCGATGTCCCTCTGGAGTGGATTCCGGCTCACCCCGTCGCGTCCACCATGATCAACCTTTTCAACGTCGTGCTGCCCACCGCCGAGCATTGGTTCGTCGAGACGTTCAATGAAGCGCTGCCGCTGGTCAAGGACCCCAGGCTCGCCGAGGACATCCGCGGTTTCATCGGCCAGGAAGCCACGCACGCGGCCGCCCATGACGAGGTGATCCGCGACTTCCTCGTCGGCAACGGCGTCGACCCCGCTCCGATACTCGACATGGTCGAGTACCTATTCGGAAAGATCTTGGCGCCAACAACTTCGGAGGATCCGAAGCGGCGGTTGAACAACCTGTGCGAACGCCTGTGGCTGATCGCAGCGATCGAGCACTACACGGCGGTTCTCGGCGATTTCGCGCTCAATTCCACTTGGGACGAGCATGGCGCCGACCCGACGATGGTCGATGTGTTCCGTTGGCACGGCAGCGAGGAGGTCGAGCATCGCAGCGTCGCCCACGATGTGGCGGTCTACTTCCACAACAGCTACCTCGACCGCATCAGGGCCATGACGGTGGCCGCAACGGCGATCTTCGTCTTCTTCCAGCGCGGTACGCGGTACCTGTTCACCACCGATCCCACGACCGACATCGGTTGGTGGAAGATGCAGCGCCTGCGGATTCGCGACTCGCATCTCGGGCTGCTGCCGAGGTTCCGGATACTGTTCGGCTCGCAGACACTGACGTACTTCCGGCCCGCCTACACGCCTGAGCAGATGGGCTCCACCGCGCAGGCCGTCGCCTACCTGGCCACCTCCCCCGCTGCCCGCGCAGCTCACCTTTGA
- a CDS encoding lysophospholipid acyltransferase family protein codes for MAGLGDVLNWARQQVSSRVPKADLDQRDPDYIREQLPGLWLLASMYFRADVRGLERIPKDGPVLLVGNHSGGNLPPDTFVFTLAFCSYFGVERPFYQLAHNLVVSMPGLGSLRKFGTVAANHENAELALDSGAALLVYPGGDYEVFRPSWQRHEVDFGGRKGYVKLAREAGVPIVPIASVGGQEAALFLDRGQWLAKLLMVDKLARLKSVPILLAPPWGLTVSDMVPRLPLPTKIAIEVQDPIDADDIAVSDDDVVHDKVQAALQAGVDRLAAGRRFPVLG; via the coding sequence ATGGCGGGGTTAGGCGATGTTCTGAATTGGGCCCGGCAGCAGGTCAGCTCCCGTGTTCCGAAGGCGGATCTGGACCAACGGGATCCCGACTACATCCGCGAGCAATTACCTGGACTGTGGCTGCTGGCCTCGATGTACTTCCGCGCCGACGTGCGCGGCCTCGAGCGGATACCCAAAGACGGGCCCGTGCTGCTCGTCGGCAATCACAGCGGCGGAAACCTCCCGCCGGACACATTTGTCTTCACCCTGGCGTTCTGCTCGTACTTCGGCGTGGAGCGGCCGTTTTACCAACTCGCGCACAATCTCGTCGTGTCAATGCCCGGCCTTGGGTCACTGCGCAAGTTCGGCACAGTGGCCGCCAACCACGAAAATGCCGAGCTGGCACTGGATTCCGGTGCGGCACTGCTGGTGTACCCGGGCGGTGACTACGAAGTCTTCCGACCTTCGTGGCAGCGCCACGAGGTGGACTTCGGTGGCCGCAAGGGATACGTCAAGCTGGCTCGCGAGGCCGGCGTACCCATCGTGCCGATCGCCAGCGTCGGTGGGCAGGAGGCGGCGCTATTCCTCGACCGCGGGCAGTGGCTGGCCAAGCTGCTGATGGTCGACAAGTTGGCGCGGCTGAAGAGCGTGCCAATTCTGCTGGCGCCGCCGTGGGGTCTGACCGTCAGCGATATGGTCCCGCGGCTGCCGCTGCCGACGAAGATCGCGATCGAGGTGCAGGACCCGATCGACGCCGACGACATCGCGGTCAGCGACGACGACGTCGTGCACGACAAGGTGCAGGCCGCGCTGCAGGCCGGGGTGGACCGGTTGGCGGCCGGGCGTCGATTCCCGGTGCTTGGCTGA
- a CDS encoding SRPBCC family protein, producing the protein MRVQRQCVVDADRDTVWKIVSSPDCYPEFMASLERWEAAEDTPAGIGARYTVHWKVGSVPIGGVIEVVEFDPPRELSWVGLTGVSQRGRFRLRETADGRTKVTFRLAYESAGNLLGLIADRVAAGQVGRNMGETLKNLRRMVEG; encoded by the coding sequence ATGAGGGTTCAACGGCAGTGTGTCGTCGACGCCGACCGCGACACGGTGTGGAAAATCGTCAGCAGTCCCGACTGCTACCCGGAGTTCATGGCGAGCCTCGAGCGCTGGGAGGCAGCCGAAGACACCCCGGCCGGCATCGGCGCCCGCTACACCGTGCACTGGAAGGTCGGGTCGGTGCCGATCGGAGGCGTCATCGAGGTCGTCGAATTCGATCCGCCGCGCGAATTGTCCTGGGTCGGCCTCACGGGCGTGTCACAGCGTGGACGATTCCGGCTGCGCGAAACCGCAGACGGCCGCACCAAGGTCACGTTTCGGTTGGCTTATGAATCCGCCGGCAACCTGCTCGGCCTGATCGCGGACCGCGTCGCCGCCGGTCAGGTGGGCCGGAACATGGGGGAGACGCTCAAAAACCTGCGCCGAATGGTCGAAGGCTAA
- the malQ gene encoding 4-alpha-glucanotransferase — protein sequence MTDLPDSLVELARRYGVATKYDDWTGRQVTVPESTLIGVLDALGVPAATEYQRTAALADHDRNHWSRSLPPVIVGRSGATSAFWVHVTHGDPVRLWIQLEDGSVRMGLRQLENNRAPYDLDGRMVGEASFELPADLPLGYHELHLQQGTSDISCPIVVSPASLEPPTGRTWGLATQLYSVRSHNSWGIGDLTDLTDLAVWSAARYGAGFILVNPLHAAAPTAPMEPSPYLPTSRRFVNPIYLRVEAIPEFAYATHRGRIRKAKEHAQARAQKSPLVDRDSVWKVKRSALETVYRVKRSAGRNLAYEAYRERQGRSLDDFATWCVLAEKHGADWHEWPDELRHPQSPSVAEFAGKHAEDVDFHRWLQWQLDDQLTAAQATSVAAGMGLGIMHDLAVGVDPNGADAWALQDVLALGVTAGAPPDEFNQLGQDWSQPPWRPDELANQAYQPFRALVSTLLRHAGGIRIDHIIGLFRLWWIPKGSPPTEGTYVRYDHEAMIGIVALEAQRAGAVIVGEDLGTVEPWVRDYLRERGLFGTSILWFEFDRDGDGGPLPAERWREYCLSSVTTHDLPPTPGYLAGEHVRLRDELGLLTRSAEEELAADRRQQSAWLDELRRVGLLSGDLDGAGVDQVVSALYRYLGRTRSRLLALSLADAVGDVRTQNQPGTTDEYPNWRVPLAGPDGKKVLLEDIFTDPRAAALAEVMRTAANTQM from the coding sequence ATGACCGATCTCCCTGACTCACTCGTCGAGTTGGCGCGACGGTACGGCGTCGCAACGAAATACGACGACTGGACCGGCAGGCAAGTCACGGTTCCCGAATCCACCCTCATCGGTGTTCTCGACGCCCTCGGAGTGCCGGCAGCCACCGAGTACCAGCGCACGGCCGCACTGGCCGACCACGATCGCAACCACTGGTCTCGCTCCCTGCCGCCGGTGATCGTGGGCCGCTCGGGAGCTACATCGGCGTTCTGGGTGCACGTCACCCACGGCGATCCGGTGCGGTTGTGGATCCAGCTGGAGGACGGGTCCGTTCGGATGGGCCTGCGCCAGCTGGAAAACAACAGGGCCCCTTATGATCTCGACGGCCGCATGGTCGGCGAGGCCTCCTTCGAGTTGCCCGCCGACCTGCCGCTGGGATACCACGAACTGCACCTTCAACAGGGGACGTCCGACATCAGTTGCCCGATCGTCGTCTCCCCCGCATCGCTGGAGCCGCCGACGGGACGGACATGGGGCCTGGCCACCCAGTTGTACAGTGTCAGATCGCATAACTCCTGGGGTATAGGCGATTTGACGGATCTGACCGACCTTGCCGTGTGGTCGGCGGCCCGGTACGGGGCGGGTTTCATCCTCGTCAATCCGTTACACGCCGCCGCGCCCACCGCGCCCATGGAGCCGTCACCGTACCTGCCGACCTCGCGCAGATTCGTCAACCCGATATATCTGCGGGTGGAGGCGATCCCGGAATTCGCCTACGCCACACATCGCGGGCGCATCCGCAAGGCCAAGGAACATGCGCAGGCACGCGCGCAGAAGTCACCACTCGTCGACCGTGACAGCGTCTGGAAGGTCAAGCGCAGCGCTCTGGAAACGGTGTATCGCGTCAAGCGATCCGCGGGCCGGAACCTGGCGTATGAGGCCTACCGCGAGCGGCAGGGCCGCAGCCTCGACGATTTCGCGACCTGGTGTGTGCTGGCCGAGAAACATGGTGCCGATTGGCATGAATGGCCCGACGAGCTGCGTCATCCCCAGAGTCCCAGCGTCGCAGAGTTCGCCGGCAAGCACGCCGAGGACGTCGACTTTCACCGGTGGCTGCAGTGGCAGCTCGACGATCAGCTCACCGCGGCCCAGGCGACATCGGTGGCCGCGGGCATGGGGCTGGGGATCATGCACGACCTCGCCGTCGGAGTCGACCCCAACGGTGCCGACGCATGGGCCCTGCAGGACGTGCTGGCACTCGGCGTCACCGCCGGCGCACCGCCGGACGAGTTCAACCAGCTCGGCCAGGACTGGTCACAACCGCCATGGCGCCCCGACGAACTCGCGAACCAGGCGTACCAGCCGTTCCGGGCCCTCGTCAGCACACTGCTCCGGCATGCGGGTGGCATCCGCATCGACCACATCATCGGGCTGTTCCGGCTGTGGTGGATTCCAAAGGGCTCTCCGCCCACCGAAGGCACCTACGTCCGCTACGACCACGAAGCGATGATCGGGATCGTCGCGCTGGAAGCGCAGCGCGCCGGCGCCGTCATCGTCGGCGAGGATCTGGGCACCGTGGAACCCTGGGTGCGCGACTATCTGCGCGAGCGCGGTCTGTTCGGCACCTCGATCCTGTGGTTCGAGTTCGATCGCGATGGTGACGGCGGTCCACTGCCCGCCGAGCGCTGGCGCGAGTACTGCCTGTCCTCGGTAACGACGCACGATCTGCCACCGACCCCCGGCTATCTGGCGGGCGAACATGTCCGGCTGCGCGACGAACTCGGGCTGCTGACCCGGTCCGCCGAGGAGGAACTGGCCGCCGACCGCCGCCAGCAGAGCGCCTGGCTCGACGAACTGCGCCGCGTCGGGCTGTTGAGCGGCGATCTCGACGGGGCCGGGGTCGATCAGGTGGTGAGTGCCCTGTATCGGTATCTGGGCCGGACCCGGTCTCGGCTGTTGGCGCTGTCCCTGGCCGACGCCGTCGGCGACGTACGGACTCAAAACCAGCCGGGCACCACCGATGAATACCCCAACTGGAGGGTGCCGCTGGCGGGCCCAGACGGGAAGAAAGTGCTGTTAGAAGACATTTTCACGGATCCGCGCGCTGCCGCGCTTGCCGAGGTGATGCGGACCGCGGCGAATACCCAGATGTAA
- the lysA gene encoding diaminopimelate decarboxylase, whose translation MTIHGDERSREEQRKAEATADELISLFPPGTRTDTDGTLTIGGCRLDDVAAQFGTPAIVVSEDALRQRARDYLGSFRSRWPRCDVAFASKSFPCTAVQRVMVGEGLHLDVAGGGEIRTALKAGADPARMLLHGNAKSDDELGLAVKHGVGLIVVDNFDDIDRLERIVPAGHQQPCLVRVIPGVEAATHASQATGHAGSKFGLMPDDARDAIARIERSAKMRLDGVHTHVGSQLLNVEQLAQAVEPIAKLGTFEVYDLGGGLGVRYTYEEHPPSLDEYADAMVEQAKALLPEGSRIIVEPGRSMVANSACTLYRVTTVKRGVLTHVAVDGGMGDNLEVSLTGQRFEATIVNRVGGGETVNVVGRHCESGDQLVDGVALHDPSVGDLLAVPVTGAYCYTMSNQYNGARRVPVVFIRDGAARLVVRRDTWDDLLMRDID comes from the coding sequence ATGACGATCCACGGCGATGAGCGCTCGCGCGAAGAGCAGAGGAAAGCTGAGGCCACGGCCGACGAGTTGATCAGCCTCTTCCCGCCGGGCACCCGAACCGATACAGACGGCACGCTTACGATCGGCGGTTGCCGTCTCGACGACGTGGCCGCGCAGTTCGGCACCCCGGCGATCGTGGTCTCCGAAGACGCGTTGCGGCAGCGGGCGCGCGACTATCTGGGGTCCTTCCGCAGTCGATGGCCGCGCTGCGATGTGGCGTTCGCATCGAAGTCCTTCCCGTGCACCGCCGTTCAGCGTGTGATGGTCGGAGAAGGGCTGCATCTCGATGTCGCGGGAGGTGGTGAGATCCGGACCGCTCTCAAGGCGGGCGCCGACCCGGCCCGGATGCTGCTGCACGGCAACGCCAAGTCCGACGACGAACTCGGACTGGCGGTAAAGCACGGAGTCGGCCTCATCGTTGTCGACAACTTCGACGACATCGACCGGCTCGAGCGCATCGTTCCCGCCGGACATCAGCAGCCGTGCCTGGTGCGCGTCATCCCGGGCGTGGAGGCCGCCACTCACGCATCGCAGGCGACAGGACACGCGGGATCCAAGTTCGGCTTGATGCCCGACGACGCCCGCGACGCGATCGCGCGGATCGAGCGCAGCGCCAAGATGCGGCTCGACGGCGTGCACACCCACGTCGGTTCGCAGCTGCTCAACGTCGAACAACTTGCGCAAGCTGTCGAACCCATCGCCAAGCTCGGCACCTTCGAGGTCTACGACCTCGGCGGCGGCCTCGGGGTTCGCTACACCTACGAGGAGCACCCGCCCTCACTCGACGAGTACGCCGACGCGATGGTCGAGCAGGCGAAGGCACTGCTGCCCGAAGGCAGCCGCATCATCGTCGAACCCGGGCGCAGCATGGTCGCCAACAGCGCATGCACGCTCTATCGCGTCACCACCGTCAAGCGCGGTGTCCTGACCCACGTCGCGGTCGACGGCGGCATGGGTGACAATCTCGAGGTGTCACTCACCGGCCAGCGGTTCGAGGCGACGATCGTCAACCGGGTGGGCGGCGGCGAGACCGTCAACGTGGTCGGGCGACACTGTGAATCGGGCGACCAACTGGTCGACGGTGTCGCACTGCACGATCCATCCGTCGGTGATCTGCTGGCGGTGCCGGTCACCGGCGCCTACTGCTACACGATGTCCAACCAGTACAACGGCGCGCGCCGCGTTCCGGTGGTGTTCATCCGCGACGGCGCGGCTCGACTGGTCGTCCGCCGCGACACCTGGGACGACCTCCTGATGCGTGATATCGACTGA
- a CDS encoding TetR/AcrR family transcriptional regulator gives MIDTEQAPTKRQQQGEQSRELILDATERLMAIRGYAATSISDIRKACGLPPSSIYWHFGSKEGVLAAVMERGAQRYFAAIPADVDVERQLDAVVGQQSQHPDFLRLFLLLSLERSDDAAVAEVVRRVRDTAISRFRDAIAQTIPADVAPQKSQRVVAELAAVAVAMSDGIFLAVHLEPETTDIDRMYRRLYQTLKALIPVLLEEK, from the coding sequence ATGATCGATACAGAGCAAGCGCCGACGAAACGGCAACAGCAGGGCGAGCAGTCCCGCGAGTTGATCCTCGACGCCACTGAACGGCTGATGGCGATCCGCGGATACGCGGCGACGTCGATCAGCGACATCCGAAAGGCCTGCGGCCTGCCGCCGAGCTCGATCTACTGGCATTTCGGCTCGAAGGAAGGCGTGCTCGCCGCCGTCATGGAACGCGGCGCTCAGCGCTACTTCGCCGCGATACCCGCCGACGTCGACGTCGAACGGCAGCTGGACGCAGTGGTAGGCCAGCAGTCCCAACATCCAGACTTTCTGCGGCTGTTCCTGCTGTTGTCGCTCGAGCGCAGTGACGATGCCGCGGTCGCTGAAGTGGTGCGCCGCGTCCGCGACACCGCGATCTCACGATTTCGCGACGCGATCGCACAAACAATTCCCGCCGACGTAGCACCGCAGAAGTCGCAACGCGTCGTCGCCGAACTCGCCGCGGTCGCCGTCGCGATGTCCGACGGAATCTTTCTGGCCGTCCATCTGGAGCCCGAGACCACGGACATCGACCGGATGTACCGACGGCTCTATCAGACCCTGAAGGCCCTGATCCCGGTTCTCTTGGAGGAGAAATGA
- a CDS encoding SDR family NAD(P)-dependent oxidoreductase, which translates to MTTRTAIITGAGAGLGLECARALLTSDPSWHVVFAVRDVTRGAQAVELIGDPGRCTVLEMDLASLRSVHTFAEEFRRRALPPLHAIVCNAGVQVVSGTERTVDGVEMTFGVNHLGHFALVKGLRDDLVRPGRVVVVSSGTHDPAKFTGMPTPNYTTAEQLAFPDESDSADGRRRYTTSKLCNMLFTYELDRRLGEGTGGVTVNAFDPGLMPGSGLARDYSAIGRWAWHYVFPLLRVLPNVNSTRTSGARLAALVSDPGLYDVTGAYFEGNRRIRSSVDSYDPEKALDLWETSERLLEKAEHNDQRGETRGRPAK; encoded by the coding sequence ATGACCACAAGAACCGCGATCATCACCGGCGCCGGCGCTGGGCTCGGACTGGAATGCGCCCGCGCGCTGTTGACGAGCGACCCGTCGTGGCATGTCGTTTTTGCGGTCCGCGATGTGACTCGCGGCGCGCAGGCGGTCGAACTGATCGGTGACCCCGGCCGATGCACGGTCCTCGAAATGGATCTCGCGTCACTGCGTTCGGTGCACACCTTCGCCGAGGAATTCCGCCGCCGCGCACTACCGCCGCTGCACGCGATCGTCTGCAATGCCGGTGTTCAGGTGGTGTCCGGCACCGAGCGCACCGTCGACGGAGTCGAGATGACGTTCGGCGTGAACCACCTCGGGCACTTCGCGTTGGTGAAGGGCCTGCGCGACGACTTGGTGCGCCCGGGTCGCGTCGTCGTCGTCAGCAGCGGCACCCACGACCCGGCCAAGTTCACGGGAATGCCGACACCGAACTACACAACCGCCGAGCAACTCGCGTTTCCAGATGAGTCCGACTCGGCCGACGGCCGCCGCCGCTACACCACGTCCAAGCTGTGCAACATGCTCTTCACCTACGAACTCGACCGCCGGCTGGGAGAGGGGACGGGCGGTGTCACCGTCAACGCCTTCGATCCCGGTCTCATGCCGGGTTCGGGTCTCGCCCGCGACTATTCGGCGATCGGGCGATGGGCGTGGCACTACGTGTTCCCGCTGCTGCGCGTCCTTCCTAACGTCAACAGCACCAGGACCTCCGGTGCGCGCCTCGCAGCGCTGGTGAGCGATCCCGGGTTGTACGACGTCACCGGCGCGTACTTCGAGGGGAATCGGCGGATCCGATCCTCGGTCGACTCGTATGACCCCGAGAAGGCGCTCGATCTGTGGGAGACCAGCGAGCGGCTGCTAGAAAAAGCTGAACACAACGATCAACGCGGCGAAACCCGCGGTCGCCCAGCCAAGTAG
- a CDS encoding DUF202 domain-containing protein, with protein MTSRPEKPGLQAERTQLSWERSALAFLVAGALPLFGHGPFDVGRTVLPVVGAMLAILAVWLGRRRARRAMVEPKGEVVLLGWATAGFAALIVVFSFF; from the coding sequence ATGACATCTCGACCCGAAAAACCGGGCCTTCAGGCGGAACGGACCCAATTATCCTGGGAGCGAAGCGCACTGGCCTTTCTCGTCGCTGGAGCACTCCCGCTGTTCGGTCACGGGCCGTTCGATGTCGGGCGGACGGTGCTGCCGGTTGTCGGTGCCATGTTGGCGATACTGGCCGTCTGGCTAGGGCGCCGACGGGCGCGCCGTGCCATGGTCGAACCGAAAGGCGAAGTCGTCCTACTTGGCTGGGCGACCGCGGGTTTCGCCGCGTTGATCGTTGTGTTCAGCTTTTTCTAG